From the genome of Phlebotomus papatasi isolate M1 chromosome 2, Ppap_2.1, whole genome shotgun sequence:
TCAAAATGTATTTGAATATTAGTGGTTTCGcgtaattgaaatatttctaattaaatacaattgataataaaaaatgaaatttgtgttttactttatggcctctacacattgagagcaatttttgttaaaaattacttttttgaaggaaattccctgcagcgttgtagggggaaacgtcaaatttctgtcaaaaacgcaatttttgacgaaaattgctccaaatgtgtagacgcctttaaacAAAACAATTTGATATTTCTGAAGGTCTCTatatattgggagcaattttcgtcaaaaatcgcttttttgaaggaaattgtttgCACTGCTGTacgtagaaacgtcaaaattttgtcggAAATGGAATGAGTAGAGGCCTTAAGGCAAGTAAACAGATTTTGAAGTTTTGTTTTCAAATTCtgaatatcaaattttgctTCAAATTTTGGTGCAAATTATTTTAGATCAGTCTTTGTCAAATTGAAGGAATTGCatgataaggtaaagtatcctcaaGTCGACCGCCTCTCGACTCGACGACCCTGGGTTTCTTAAGTCGACCggtgaaaatatttattcaatttatttatttttgcaataatatttagctAATGGTTTAACATCATtgagtcaattatttcataaataatatgaatcaattgaaattttgtaaaaattgaccattaaagactgaaaaaataataaaaatgcgaAGCATGAAagtaatttcttaaataaaaattcggaattttccagtaaattATGGCATGCTTCTTGATTCTTAATATCCTTGactttttttcttaaggaattataaTATTACCCTTAAATATtactagaaaatttaaatttttagtttaatcGCAAGTCAAAGACTTTATCTATATTACTGTGCATCAATTTTAGTTCTAtgattaagttaaatattaattttgagtcTTAAAATTGAAGGTGTATTTCAAATGATGTTCCACAATTAGACCGGTCGACGAATCACAGTAATTGAAGCTTTTTTAACTGAAATATTGTTCTATTTTGCAACAAATCCTAAAAGTGTgatttcctattttattttaatgaattcttaattttaagtgTTATTCGTGAAGTATACAAAAAGCCTACgttaaattaattactttatagttttgtggtttatttaattttaagaagaaatgggtggtcgagtagagtagaggaaccccaggcggTCGAGTAGAGGCACTCTGATATCAAAGTGGTCGAATGGAGGAACACTTCGCATTTTtgcaacattttaattttttttttataattttaaattacatataTTATGGCTAAATGAAGTTCAGAATTAAATAGATAAAGATCTATTCCACAGTTTTAGgtaaaaaccctatcaaaaaatacaaattattatttgttgtgtttttttttaataaattgaaattgaaattttctttaaaaatgcattttttatgaaattactcctagtgtgtagaggccattatggcCGCTACACactatgaaaaatttctttaaaaaatgccttttttaaagaaaatttcccctatactaggcagaaacgtcagaattttaaaaacaggcattttttgacgaaaatcgcttctagtgtatagacaccactagggagaagtggggcacctttgaattgcgGTAAATCATCAAAATAGAAGTATCTAAATGTCTAAATTATGTAATTGGATTATGGATGGTATGCAACAGCTGATTTATTAGGCTTattaatttatgatttattaattgaaagaattgttAAATCTTTTGGTAGATAAAAATCAGTGCTTAATgctcaaaagaaaaaagaaaattgaaaaaatacagGCAAAAACagacgaaaatttataaaaattataataaatataatttataagtaGAAATCTGTCCAATATTTCTCAAATGAAGTCAATGTGTTCACTAAATtcttaaaaacaaaagtgtTAAAATCAAACCTCCTTTggaatatgtaaaattaattgacATTGCCTCCTTTTTCTCACAATCCCAGGTTATTTTcacttgatttaaaaaaaaatgaaaatttttaaagtttctcatcaaaaatgttttacttgattggtgtctacacattgggagcaattttcgtcaaaaattgcgtttttgacagaaatttgacgtttccccctacaatacagggaatttccttcaaaaaagcaatttttaacaaaaattgctcccaatgtgtagaggccattaaggtaATCACCTGTAAAACTGTATAAGACCATATAAATCGTAATTTACTTCGTGAAATATATCAATTCCTAATGTTTTTTCTACTTAATTTGACGAGCTCCTCTCGAGGAGCCATTAATACATAAGTCTATTGGTTACTGTGCATACCCCCCTGtgtttggaattttaaattttacactaCTTCTATGTCCAAAAGTTCCTTTGTTTTGAAGCATGCCCCTAAAATTTTTGCCGGAActgtattttgacaaaaatgaccatcaaaaatgagattttttatttttattttaattgaatttttattctcAATCCGTTAAACGTGTTTTAACATTAAGATTCCTCATTTCCGCACGGAACATTGCTTCATTAATAACTTTCTTTAGTATGATCTTTTGCTCATGGTCCAAAGTCCTCATTTGAGCTGCAATATATTTTCCAAATGCTTCACATTCATCATTTAGCTGAATTTGAGGATCATCAAAAATATTGGAATTATTTCCATCCTCTGATTTCTTGCGTTTCCTCAGCGATGATCTAGTCTCTGAAGATTTCTCGTCCTTGGCGGTGTTGAAACCCTCCACGAATACAATTTGGCTGACCTCTGCATCTTCCTCCAAATTGTGATTGGTAGAATCATCAGCTGAGTCAAAAATTGCAGTATAATCATCCTCATTgctgttattaatttttaagtctGTGTCGCGTACCTTAAAGAATAAGTAAATGTTAGAatataattttctcttttctatttcatttttttatataccGGACTCCTGGCAATAAGAATGCTGcccttttcttcatttttcttgtcCAGATCAGCGAGGAACATGAGACTGAAGAAATAAGGATTGCGTGGTTTATAGTGAGAGATATCTTCATCTGTTTCAGACATAAACTTCTGCAATTTCTTGTATTCATTGTTAAAATTCGTCCTCAAGGAGTTAATCTTTTTGGTAGCAGTATCTCTGTTGGCATCAGGTTCAGCCTTTCGAAGAATCTCTGTCAATTTATCCAATGCTCTCTTTCTCATACTTCTATCATTGTAGTGTTTATGCTTGTTATTCCACAAATTTTCCTGTTTCTTGTAACATGCTATGAACTCATAGATAACCATTtgcattttcttgaatttatttcGATCCCCaatcaaaactttttcaaagaattttgatcaaaatttttacCGCAAAACGACGCGACGCGACTCACAGGCACACACACTGCTTGGTTGTCAaatttttgtgtcaaaatggactGGATCCCTATAACACAAATTACGGGATAATCCTATGGAAGTCCATAAGACAAATCCATTTGTAACTTCACACTTAAAAATCCGAGAGAAAATCGATGTTTTAAGTTCAATCACTCTATAttgaccgctcagaataagaaacgaataactcgcagtagacaaattttacaggagagcgatttgaagctgagattttacatgcagagtataggatttttgagatttaaaatctctataactttaaaaataattatctttcaagtataatattcacaaggGAGGTAGAGAGTATAAAGAAGAATTcataaagcgaataaaacgcttttttgtaaaaaatcaagTTGTTCGACTTACATACTGAGTCGCCGATTTCTAAAAATGTATAAACAGGATAATGATATGTTTAAATTTCATTCTAATctataaatctaaaaaaaaaataatctacacttaccgtgtaaacagacggaattcccacgggaattcccacgaaatatttcattccggacgggaattccggatggaaattcccatattgaactgtcaaatttttaccatttgctctatgcgcctctggtgggcttcaagcgcaacacaaaaatgctccgaagatttgtatttcaaattgtgttttttccgaatataaataacggaatatatatctggaagatattttaggtactttattttattaaaatggctCTATTATATTACGTGTTGTCTTTTATACTCAATTATTAATATGACAAAGTCTTTAGAATAATTGAAACAGCTTTTGGAATACTCTCAAATAGATTTAGGATAATTCGGGGGGAAATCGAAGTACAACCAGTGTTTTCTACTACTATTGTACAGGTTGTAATTCCTCTCCACAACTTTATAAGAAAGACCAGCGATAGTAAAgatctaatttttgaaaatgttcttaACGTTGATGTTTTAGAAGGAAATAATAGACATATCCCCGGCAGACCAAGCAGCGAAGCAAATTTAAGCAGAGATAAATATAAAGAttatttgtataataattgaatggaCATTGTTCGAAAGAAGATGtctgtaaaaaattttaaaactctattttcaataaattgaacgataaaaagaatattcttcttttatttcaaagtaatattttatagccgaaaatttaatttctaaggTTTCCGGCTATAACTGCTATTAATGAACTTCGACAGCTCTTACTATTCTTTAAGTTCCttctctaaattattatattctttacattttttaataatggaatCTAGTGAAAAAGATAtgttttgaatctgcctttccccTTATTAAAACCACTTCTGAAatattattgatgaatatttaattcactccagaaacactaatattttcaaaattattatattattattaatcggttttaaatttgctttcaaaaaaattttttgatcactatagtagattttacaagttttttcatattattacttgctcaaaaacaccccaaataaaattttcggaattttccggaagcaaaaagctatctcgagggagatagctttttgccattttagaaaattgaatatcccgtctgaccaggtaagcgtggattatagcctcaattaacccctatctttcataccttacttttaagaaggtcccatacaaaataccccttactaaatatatgtgaaggacactgttttgcgttcatggtggtgagcagcggaactacgaaaattatgttgccggccgtgttgctcAGCTGACAGTGAcaatatggaatattttccaaatcattttatttgttttgaaattaattcaaagaTTCTTAGTTATTTTGCGcaatttgagtgattttaataataataataaatatgcgACATTGTATTTCGGGTAGGGAAAAGTGTAGTGATTATAGTGATCCGATTATAACTctaaaatacgtgtttttatttctttttcgtggatatttttaggagacaattttttatgcaaagctttttttcttttttaaagtgttaaatcagTAATATctgttaaataaaacatatcattATCATTGTGGCTTGTTCTGTTTGTATGATATTCGGAAGtgaaatcatgaggtgcatttGACAGTTTCACTCGCccgccattgatgtacgtggCAAAATCCAGCCCTTAAATCGAGCCTACCACTCAAGATCTTTCCGATGAGGCCTAAAAAACTGCCTAATGCTGtggtgttaattaatggctcaacgctgggaacccttaccctgtgtcagacgggatttcaccctccaacggaaaatttccatttgaaattcaaaatatttcaagacattcgggcagtttcgtgcacttttgcagagggcgcttgtatagcaaatttaccatttgctcgtgggaattcccgtgggaattccgtctgtttgcaCGGTTAATTGAA
Proteins encoded in this window:
- the LOC129804135 gene encoding uncharacterized protein LOC129804135, producing MQMVIYEFIACYKKQENLWNNKHKHYNDRSMRKRALDKLTEILRKAEPDANRDTATKKINSLRTNFNNEYKKLQKFMSETDEDISHYKPRNPYFFSLMFLADLDKKNEEKGSILIARSPVRDTDLKINNSNEDDYTAIFDSADDSTNHNLEEDAEVSQIVFVEGFNTAKDEKSSETRSSLRKRKKSEDGNNSNIFDDPQIQLNDECEAFGKYIAAQMRTLDHEQKIILKKVINEAMFRAEMRNLNVKTRLTD